A section of the Salvelinus sp. IW2-2015 linkage group LG7, ASM291031v2, whole genome shotgun sequence genome encodes:
- the dnase1l1l gene encoding deoxyribonuclease I-like 1-like produces the protein MSFTLGVTCMFPIYHRTFRRRLFNPLGLTYLRNWHRGIPIQNRMKWPVPVTCFVGLWHVAMSLKICAFNVQSFGEAKANNKKVMGILIKILARCDLCLIQEVRDTKGEAIPTLVKDLNSFDKSHAYSYVASKRLGKKTYKEQYVYIYKKDVLQVREHCQYPELEGGEGTNBDTEVFSREPFIVRFHSPTTLVKDFVLVGQHTCPKTAMKEIDELYTVFNGICKKWKTENVVILGDLNAACNYITIKGFRAVRLRSDPKFRWLIGDEQDTTVRQKTHCAYDRIVIHGKEMMSGIVPDSAKPFNFKEEFHLTEDEALEVSDHFPVEVDLKPIHRYLLRHEL, from the exons ATGTCTTTCACCCTCGGTGTTACCTGTATGTTCCCAATATACCACAGGACATTCAGGAGACGGCTCTTCAATCCACTAGGGCTGACCTACCTGAGAAACTGGCACAGAGG AATTCCTATTCAAAACAGAATGAAGTGGCCAGTTCCTGTGACGTGTTTTGTGGGACTGTGGCATGTTGCGATGTCACTGAAAATCTGTGCCTTCAACGTTCAGAGCTTTGGGGAGGCGAAAGCCAACAACAAAAAGGTTATGGGAATTCTGATCAAG ATTCTTGCTCGCTGTGACCTGTGTTTGATCCAGGAGGTTCGAGATACAAAAGGTGAAGCCATACCTACACTGGTGAAAGATCTTAACAG CTTTGACAAATCCCATGCATACTCCTACGTGGCGAGtaagagactggggaaaaaaacGTACAAAGAGCAATATGTCTACATTTACAA GAAAGATGTGCTGCAGGTCCGAGAGCATTGCCAGTATCCTGagctagagggaggagaggggacgaATRACGACACTGAGGTTTTCTCCAGAGAGCCTTTCATTGTCCGGTTTCACTCACCCACTACCT TGGTGAAGGATTTTGTCTTGGTGGGCCAACACACCTGTCCCAAAACGGCAATGAAAGAGATCGATGAACTCTACACTGTTTTCAATGGGATCTGCAAGAAGTGGAAGACTGAG AATGTGGTGATCTTAGGGGACCTGAACGCAGCCTGTAACTACATCACCATCAAGGGCTTTAGAGCTGTGCGTTTGAGAAGCGACCCCAAGTTCCGCTGGCTGATAGGAGATGAACAGGATACTACCGTCCGGCAGAAGACACACTGCGCTTACGACAG GATAGTTATCCATGGCAAAGAGATGATGTCTGGGATAGTTCCAGATTCAGCTAAACCCTTCAACTTTAAAGAAGAGTTCCACCTTACTGAAGACGAG gcCTTGGAAGTCAGCGACCACTTCCCAGTAGAAGTTGACCTGAAGCCCATCCATCGCTATCTCCTGCGCCATGAACTTTAG
- the LOC111966160 gene encoding glutamic acid-rich protein-like: MEQNFVDLLTDAFSDTSLPSFPEGGFDFEPLYFDEAKTEMSSARLPVLREEEEDVDEGQEEEEPGGETGTVPDHISVKTYDVSLTEEDTQHIDDEEKWEEEGKEEEEEEEEEEEEGKEEEEGKEEKDEEEEGEEEEEEEEGKEEEEEGNEEEDEEEEEEEEEEEEEGKEEEEEGNEEEEGKEEEEEEEDEEEIDSGEEEDTGIKNIGSPGGRSVVVHYDKENIENIVTTGQPFAQEERENPNIRNIEQGAYENSDVNCFEGVTEDDTMKITADISEGIEEEERPTAEENQEKSSDSDLEVLTSSITENQREEGKKEVNLLSPHFPXENEEEEEEDEHGAPEIVSDCXDPAATQNLQSLMVDTFVEHPLEEKIKDFLGDDHQEAGESFADYPFDFSPSEYDKDGGKGREQNKNGSTLSSPSEGHLKIDENVYPEREITEQKDSHVQGEEDEKEDARPAISLSVEDKQDFADCAMCNINIDISTGKIIEDNLEADSSSKDEKDEDPEKHNEEHPALPRYQGIPQRDCGSDVSPLPDWEGGEENSSKQSVADLHLSDTISDVPTFTLXNEAGPSTAEVTRCNRGKRSTGNMSSSDSEDNFPGEFCTLETELRKNKGETCIWGKEEYLREIPPELEGKLENHLNTNISWDTGDNNVDRSGFILDYKYEGSGITVGEEQFADDEEEEERSWKQERVRIEAFYKFYNDEEEKEAMETEGAFSGRKPRVQFCMDPLPQVIEYTDSSSDTDLVDSSSDREEDLDSTARLEEQRAESEAQGEIQDLSKIPRTHSKRADVWGC; this comes from the exons ATGGAACAGAACTTTGTTGATTTGCTAACGGATGCATTTTCAG ACACATCCCTCCCATCCTTCCCCGAAGGAGGGTTCGACTTTGAGCCTCTTTATTTTGACGAAGCCAAGACAGAAATGTCCTCTGCAAGATTACCAGtgctgagagaggaagaggaagatgtggatgaaggacaggaagaggaagagccTGGTGGAGAAACTGGAACTGTACCTGACCATATCTCAGTGAAGACATATGATGTGAGTTTGACTGAAGAGGATACACAACATATTGATGATGAGGagaagtgggaggaggagggcaaggaggaggaagaggaggaggaagaggaggaggaggagggcaaggaagaggaggagggcaaggaggagaaagatgaggaggaggagggcgaggaggaggaagaggaggaggagggcaaggaggaggaagaggagggcaatgaggaggaagatgaggaggaggaagaggaggaggaagaagaggaggaggagggcaaggaggaggaagaggagggcaatgaggaagaggagggcaaggaggaggaagaggaggaggaagatgaagaggagatagactcaggagaagaagaggacacaGGAATAAAGAACATTGGCTCCCCAGGGGGTAGGTCTGTGGTTGTTCACTACGACAAAGAGAATATAGAAAATATCGTAACTACAGGACAACCTTTTGcccaagaggagagggaaaaccCTAACATCAGAAACATAGAGCAAGGTGCTTACGAGAACAGTGATGTGAATTGTTTTGAGGGTGTTACTGAAGATGACACCATGAAGATCACAGCAGATATAAGTGAAGGGATTGAAGAAGAGGAGAGACCGACGGCtgaagaaaaccaagagaaaTCATCTGATTCAGACCTGGAGGTCCTGACAAGCTCTATCACTGAAaaccagagagaagagggaaagaaagaagtgAACTTACTCTCCCCACATTTTCCCCRGGAGaatgaagaggaagaagaggaagatgaacATGGTGCTCCAGAGATTGTTTCTGATTGTYCTGATCCCGCAGCAACACAGAATCTGCAATCTCTTATGGTCGATACCTTTGTGGAACACCCGCTTGAGGAGAAAATTAAGGACTTCCTAGGGGACGACCACCAAGAGGCGGGTGAAAGCTTTGCAGATTACCCCTTTGACTTCTCTCCAAGTGAATACGAcaaggatggagggaaagggagagagcaaAACAAAAATGGSAGCACACTGTCTAGTCCCTCTGAGGGTCATTTAAAGATAGATGAGAATGTCTACCCGGAGAGAGAGATAACCGAGCAGAAGGATAGCCATGTACAGGGAGAGGAAGACGAAAAGGAAGATGCGAGACCTGCTATCTCTCTGAGCGTAGAAGACAAACAAGATTTTGCAGATTGTGCGATGTGTAATATCAATATTGACATTAGCACAGGCAAGATTATTGAAGACAATCTTGAAGCTGATAGCTCCAGTAAGGATGAGAAGGATGAAGACCCAGAGAAGCATAATGAAGAACACCCAGCCCTGCCAAGATACCAGGGTATTCCTCAGAGAGACTGCGGATCTGATGTTTCACCTCTACCTGActgggagggtggagaggagaacagCTCCAAGCAGAGTGTTGCTGACCTGCATCTTTCAGACACCATCTCCGATGTCCCCACTTTTACCCTTCASAATGAGGCTGGACCCAGTACAGCAGAGGTAACCAGGTGTAACAGGGGTAAGAGGAGTACAGGCAACATGTCATCATCTGACTCTGAGGATAATTTTCCCGGAGAATTTTGTACGTTGGAGACTGAACTAAGAAAGAACAAAGGGGAAACTTGCATTTGGGGTAAAGAGGAGTATCTTCGAGAAATCCCGCCGGAGCTAGAAGGAAAGTTGGAGAACCACCTTAACACCAATATAAGCTGGGACACAGGGGATAATAAYGTGGACAGGAGTGGTTTCATTCTAGATTACAAGTATGAGGGGAGCGGAATCACAGTCGGAGAGGAACAATTTGCagatgatgaagaagaggaggagaggagttggaaacaagagagagtgagaatcgAGGCATTCTACAAGTTTTATAATgacgaagaggagaaggaggccaTGGAAACGGAAGGTGCTTTTTCAGGGAGGAAGCCTAGAGTTCAGTTCTGCATGGATCCCCTGCCTCAAGTCATTGAATATACAGACAG CAGCAGTGACACGGATTTGGTCGACAGCTCatctgacagagaggaggacCTGGATTCTACAGCAAGGCTTGAa GAGCAGCGAGCAGAGTCAGAAGCACAAGGAGAAATACAAGATCTCAGCAAAATACCTCGGACACACAGCAAGAGAGCCGA TGTCTGGGGGTGCTGA